The following are encoded in a window of Rhizobium sp. WYJ-E13 genomic DNA:
- a CDS encoding AAA family ATPase: MHQVTMSPEPIRAVSIAEAADMILRAERIVVIGGSGGGKSTLAQKLASHFDLTYLSIDRDIRWLPGWVERGKEEQRQRIIERIAGERWIMDGTNTSTFDIRLPRTDIVIWVRMPRLLCVWGVLTRWLKHLGRTRPEMAPGCIEKVDWEFLEFIWTFEKKFTPRVTAAIAAHGPHVPVLQVKSRRQMRALLDLLGVPA; encoded by the coding sequence ATGCATCAAGTGACGATGTCGCCTGAACCCATTCGTGCAGTCTCTATTGCAGAGGCAGCCGACATGATCCTTCGTGCCGAGCGAATCGTGGTCATCGGCGGTTCGGGCGGCGGCAAATCGACTCTGGCCCAGAAACTGGCAAGTCATTTCGACCTGACCTACCTGTCCATCGACCGTGACATCCGCTGGCTGCCGGGCTGGGTGGAACGCGGCAAGGAGGAGCAGCGCCAGCGTATCATCGAGAGGATCGCCGGCGAACGTTGGATCATGGACGGCACCAATACCTCCACTTTCGATATCCGCCTGCCGCGCACGGATATCGTCATCTGGGTGCGCATGCCGCGCCTGCTCTGCGTCTGGGGCGTGCTGACACGCTGGCTGAAGCATCTCGGCCGCACACGTCCGGAAATGGCGCCGGGCTGCATCGAAAAGGTGGACTGGGAGTTTCTGGAGTTCATCTGGACCTTCGAGAAGAAATTTACGCCACGTGTCACAGCCGCGATCGCTGCTCACGGGCCGCATGTACCGGTTTTGCAGGTGAAATCCCGCCGCCAGATGCGCGCGCTTCTTGATCTTCTCGGTGTGCCGGCTTAA
- a CDS encoding type II toxin-antitoxin system RatA family toxin → MPQFETHRPVPHTPDQMFDLVSDVERYPEFLPLCEALVVKNRKERDGKLLLIADMTVGYKAVRETFTTQVLLNRAERVIDVKYIDGPFRYLDNRWRFVEADGGGCTVDFFIDYEFKSRILGALMGAMFDRAFRMFTEAFEKRAGTIYSR, encoded by the coding sequence ATGCCGCAATTCGAAACGCATCGCCCCGTCCCGCACACGCCCGACCAGATGTTCGACCTCGTGTCTGATGTCGAACGCTATCCGGAATTTCTGCCGCTCTGCGAAGCCCTTGTTGTGAAGAACCGCAAGGAACGCGATGGCAAGTTGCTGCTGATCGCCGATATGACCGTCGGCTACAAGGCGGTCCGCGAAACCTTTACCACACAGGTCCTGCTGAATAGGGCCGAGCGCGTCATCGACGTCAAATATATCGATGGCCCCTTTCGCTACCTCGACAACCGCTGGCGATTTGTCGAGGCGGACGGGGGAGGCTGCACGGTCGATTTTTTCATCGACTACGAGTTCAAGAGCCGCATTCTCGGCGCCCTGATGGGGGCAATGTTCGACCGGGCTTTCCGTATGTTTACGGAAGCCTTCGAAAAGCGGGCGGGCACGATCTACAGCCGATAG
- the lipA gene encoding lipoyl synthase, translating into MVTILDTINPDAKRVRHPEKAHRPDTEVLRKPDWIRVKAPTSKGYAETRSIVKEHKLVTVCEEAGCPNIGECWDKKHATFMIMGEICTRACAFCNVATGKPNALDMAEPENVAKAVKEMGLSHVVITSVDRDDLEDGGAEHFEKVIWAIRAASPMTTIEILTPDFLKKPGALERVVAAKPDVFNHNMETVAGNYLTVRPGARYFHSIRLLQRVKELDPTMFTKSGIMVGLGEERNEVLQLMDDLRTADVDFLTIGQYLQPTRKHHKVESFVTPEEFKSYETVAYTKGFLMVASSPLTRSSHHAGDDFARLKAAREKKLLMAAE; encoded by the coding sequence ATGGTCACCATTCTCGACACGATCAATCCAGACGCAAAGCGCGTGCGGCATCCGGAAAAGGCGCATCGCCCGGATACGGAAGTCCTGCGCAAGCCGGACTGGATTCGTGTGAAGGCGCCTACCTCGAAAGGCTATGCCGAAACCCGCTCGATCGTGAAGGAGCACAAGCTCGTCACCGTCTGCGAAGAGGCGGGCTGCCCGAATATCGGCGAGTGCTGGGACAAGAAGCACGCGACTTTCATGATCATGGGCGAGATCTGTACGCGCGCCTGCGCCTTCTGCAACGTGGCGACAGGCAAGCCGAACGCGCTCGACATGGCCGAGCCTGAGAATGTCGCCAAGGCGGTCAAGGAAATGGGCCTGTCGCATGTCGTCATCACGTCGGTCGACCGTGACGATCTGGAAGACGGAGGCGCCGAGCACTTTGAAAAGGTGATCTGGGCGATCCGCGCCGCTTCGCCGATGACGACGATCGAAATCCTGACGCCAGACTTCCTGAAGAAGCCTGGAGCGCTGGAACGTGTCGTCGCCGCCAAGCCCGACGTTTTCAACCACAATATGGAAACCGTTGCCGGAAACTACCTGACGGTTCGCCCCGGCGCCCGCTACTTCCACTCCATCCGCCTGCTGCAGCGCGTGAAGGAACTCGACCCCACCATGTTCACCAAATCCGGCATTATGGTCGGCCTCGGTGAAGAACGGAACGAGGTTCTTCAGCTCATGGATGACCTACGCACCGCTGATGTCGATTTCCTGACGATCGGCCAGTATCTGCAGCCGACCCGCAAGCACCACAAGGTCGAAAGCTTCGTCACGCCGGAAGAGTTCAAGTCCTACGAGACGGTCGCTTACACCAAGGGCTTCCTGATGGTCGCTTCCAGCCCGTTGACCCGCTCCTCGCACCATGCCGGCGATGACTTCGCCCGCCTGAAGGCTGCGCGCGAGAAGAAGCTGCTGATGGCTGCCGAGTAA
- a CDS encoding GlsB/YeaQ/YmgE family stress response membrane protein, with protein MSMGTQSLLIFLLIGLVAGFLASLVVGGGGLIRCLLSGIIGAFVGGFLFNALGISLGIENALVVQIIHATVGAIVVVLIARAIA; from the coding sequence ATGTCTATGGGCACGCAGTCGCTTCTCATCTTTCTGCTGATCGGCCTGGTCGCTGGCTTCCTCGCAAGCCTGGTCGTCGGTGGTGGTGGGTTGATACGATGCCTCCTGAGCGGCATCATCGGCGCGTTCGTGGGCGGGTTTCTGTTCAATGCGCTGGGTATATCGCTGGGCATTGAGAATGCATTGGTGGTTCAGATCATCCACGCCACTGTCGGCGCCATTGTCGTGGTGCTGATCGCAAGGGCGATAGCGTAG
- a CDS encoding SGNH/GDSL hydrolase family protein, translating to MTKTVLCYGDSLTWGYDADTIGRHAYETRWPSVLQATLGSEARIIAEGLNGRTTAFDDHLADCDRNGARVLPTILQTHAPLDLVILLLGTNDMKPVVAGSAFAACQGIARLVRLIRNHAWPFEFDGPEILIVAPPAICATGNVPFAASFPGGIEESAKLPTLYRDLADELGCGFFDGNSVAKTTPIDGIHLDAENTRALGRGLEPIVRMMLGL from the coding sequence ATGACGAAGACCGTTCTTTGCTATGGTGACTCGCTGACCTGGGGCTATGACGCCGACACGATCGGTCGTCATGCTTATGAGACCCGCTGGCCGAGCGTGCTTCAGGCAACGCTCGGAAGCGAGGCTCGCATCATCGCGGAAGGCCTGAATGGCCGCACCACCGCCTTCGATGACCATCTCGCCGATTGCGATCGCAACGGTGCGCGTGTTCTGCCGACGATCCTACAGACGCATGCGCCGCTCGATCTCGTTATCCTGCTTCTTGGCACCAATGACATGAAGCCGGTTGTTGCCGGCTCGGCTTTTGCTGCATGCCAGGGCATCGCCCGCCTCGTGCGGCTGATCCGCAATCATGCCTGGCCCTTCGAATTCGACGGGCCGGAAATCCTGATCGTGGCGCCGCCGGCGATCTGCGCGACGGGCAATGTGCCTTTCGCGGCATCGTTCCCCGGCGGTATCGAGGAATCGGCAAAGCTTCCGACGCTTTACCGTGACCTTGCCGATGAGCTCGGCTGTGGCTTCTTTGACGGCAATTCCGTCGCCAAGACCACGCCGATCGATGGCATCCACCTCGATGCGGAAAATACACGCGCGCTCGGTCGCGGCCTTGAGCCCATCGTGCGGATGATGCTGGGCCTCTGA
- a CDS encoding GlsB/YeaQ/YmgE family stress response membrane protein produces MEGVGWISAIIIGGLAGWLAGKLMEARYGILLNIVLGIVGSVVATAVLAQFHIEVAGGRFGYFVTGFIGACLLIFLARLVRR; encoded by the coding sequence ATGGAAGGTGTGGGCTGGATTTCGGCAATCATCATCGGCGGACTTGCGGGCTGGCTCGCAGGCAAGCTGATGGAAGCGCGCTACGGCATTTTACTGAACATCGTGCTCGGCATTGTCGGCTCGGTTGTCGCCACTGCCGTCCTGGCGCAGTTCCATATCGAGGTTGCCGGCGGAAGGTTCGGCTATTTCGTGACGGGTTTCATTGGCGCCTGTCTGCTGATATTCCTCGCGCGCCTGGTGCGAAGATAG
- a CDS encoding CinA family protein has product MSLFPADITAMTESIIRDFTAAGLMVSTAESCTGGLIAGALTEISGSSAVIDRGFVTYTNTAKMQMLGVQEETLARFGAVSEETARQMVHGALFRSRADLAVAVTGIAGPSGGSPEKPVGLVHLAAKSRSGKLIHRKVLYGDIGRTEIRLATIRTALQMLIEIA; this is encoded by the coding sequence TTGAGCCTGTTTCCCGCAGATATCACCGCGATGACGGAAAGCATCATTCGCGATTTCACGGCCGCAGGTCTGATGGTCTCGACGGCGGAATCCTGCACCGGTGGGCTGATTGCCGGCGCGCTGACAGAGATTTCCGGTTCGTCAGCCGTCATCGACCGCGGTTTCGTAACCTATACGAACACCGCCAAAATGCAGATGCTCGGCGTGCAGGAGGAGACGCTCGCCCGTTTCGGCGCAGTTTCGGAGGAGACGGCGCGGCAGATGGTGCATGGAGCCCTCTTCCGCTCACGCGCCGACCTTGCTGTCGCCGTGACGGGTATTGCCGGCCCCAGTGGTGGATCGCCGGAAAAGCCTGTCGGGCTGGTGCATCTTGCCGCAAAATCACGTTCAGGTAAGCTTATCCATCGTAAGGTGCTTTACGGCGACATTGGCCGCACGGAAATCCGGCTGGCAACAATCCGGACGGCACTTCAAATGCTTATTGAAATTGCGTGA
- a CDS encoding pyruvate dehydrogenase complex E1 component subunit beta, with translation MPIDILMPALSPTMEEGTLSKWLKNEGDKVTSGDVIAEIETDKATMEVEAVDEGVIGKLLVPAGTENVKVNAKIAVLLQEGESADAISAAPAAAQPAPVAAPQVAQEEKPTNTGSAAAPVPAEPKAFVPNDPEIPAGTEMVSMTVREALRDAMAEEMRADDSVFVMGEEVAEYQGAYKVTQGLLQEFGARRVIDTPITEHGFAGVGVGAAMAGLKPIVEFMTFNFAMQAIDQIINSAAKTLYMSGGQMGAPIVFRGPNGAAARVGAQHSQDYAAWYSAIPGLKVVMPYTASDAKGLLKAAIRDPNPVVFLENEILYGQHFDVPKLDNFVLPIGKARIHRPGKDATVVSFGIGMTYATKAVAELEKIGIDVELIDLRTLRPMDLPTVIESVKKTGRLVTVEEGYPQNSVGTEIATRVMQQAFDYLDAPILTIAGKDVPMPYAANLEKLALPNVGEVVDAVKAVCYK, from the coding sequence ATGCCTATCGATATCCTCATGCCCGCCCTTTCTCCGACGATGGAAGAAGGCACGCTGTCCAAGTGGCTCAAGAACGAAGGTGACAAGGTCACGTCCGGCGACGTGATTGCCGAAATCGAAACCGACAAGGCGACGATGGAAGTCGAAGCCGTCGATGAAGGCGTCATCGGCAAGCTGCTGGTTCCGGCCGGCACTGAAAACGTCAAGGTAAACGCCAAGATCGCGGTCCTGCTGCAGGAAGGCGAATCGGCCGACGCGATCTCCGCCGCTCCTGCCGCCGCTCAGCCGGCTCCGGTCGCTGCCCCGCAGGTTGCCCAGGAAGAGAAGCCGACGAATACCGGGTCGGCTGCTGCCCCTGTTCCGGCCGAGCCCAAGGCTTTCGTGCCGAACGACCCGGAAATTCCGGCTGGTACCGAAATGGTGTCGATGACGGTGCGCGAAGCGCTGCGCGACGCCATGGCCGAAGAAATGCGCGCTGACGACAGCGTCTTCGTCATGGGCGAGGAAGTTGCCGAATACCAGGGTGCCTACAAAGTCACCCAGGGCCTTCTGCAGGAATTCGGCGCTCGCCGCGTCATCGACACGCCGATCACCGAACACGGCTTTGCCGGCGTCGGCGTCGGTGCCGCCATGGCCGGCCTGAAGCCGATCGTCGAGTTCATGACCTTCAACTTCGCCATGCAGGCGATCGACCAGATCATCAACTCGGCTGCCAAAACGCTCTACATGTCCGGTGGCCAGATGGGCGCTCCGATCGTCTTCCGCGGCCCGAACGGTGCTGCTGCTCGCGTCGGCGCCCAGCACAGCCAGGATTATGCAGCCTGGTACAGCGCGATCCCAGGCCTGAAGGTCGTCATGCCCTACACGGCATCCGATGCCAAGGGGCTGCTGAAGGCCGCGATCCGCGATCCGAACCCGGTCGTCTTCCTCGAAAACGAAATTCTCTACGGCCAGCATTTCGATGTGCCGAAGCTCGATAATTTCGTTCTGCCGATCGGCAAGGCCCGCATCCACCGTCCGGGCAAGGATGCCACCGTCGTCTCCTTCGGCATCGGCATGACCTATGCGACGAAGGCGGTTGCTGAGCTCGAAAAGATCGGCATCGATGTCGAACTGATCGACCTGCGCACCCTTCGTCCGATGGATCTTCCGACCGTCATCGAATCCGTGAAGAAGACCGGCCGTCTGGTCACCGTCGAAGAAGGCTATCCGCAGAACTCCGTCGGCACCGAAATCGCCACGCGCGTCATGCAGCAGGCCTTCGATTATCTCGATGCGCCGATCCTGACGATCGCCGGCAAGGACGTTCCGATGCCCTACGCCGCCAACCTCGAGAAGCTCGCGCTTCCGAATGTCGGTGAAGTGGTCGATGCGGTGAAAGCTGTTTGCTACAAATAA
- the lpdA gene encoding dihydrolipoyl dehydrogenase has product MAQSYDVIVIGSGPGGYIAAIRAAQLGLKVACVEREHLAGICSNWGCIPTKALLRSADVLHTAQHGKDYGLVLEGTIKPDIKAIVTRSRGIAHRMNNGVGFLFKKNKVDVIWGEAKITKPGEIVVSKTAKKPMEPMGPVPKNALGEGTYTAKHIIVATGARPRALPGIEPDGKLIWTYFEAMKADELPKSLLVMGSGAIGIEFASFYRTMGVDVTVVEILSQVMPVEDAEISALAKKQFERQGMKIHLEAKVAKVEKGANSITATIEKKDGTTETITADRMISAVGVQANVEGIGLEAVGVKTDRGFIVIDGYGKTNVPGIYAIGDVAGPPLLAHKAEHEGVVCVEKIAGLPNVHPMDKLKIPGCTYCNPQVASVGLTEAKAKELGRDIRVGRFPFSANGKAVALGEDQGLVKTIFDKKTGELLGAHMGGAEVTELIQGFVVAMNLETTEEELMHTIFPHPTISETMKESVLDAYGRVLNA; this is encoded by the coding sequence ATGGCTCAATCCTACGACGTCATCGTCATCGGTTCCGGTCCCGGCGGCTATATCGCCGCCATCCGCGCCGCGCAGCTCGGCCTCAAGGTCGCCTGCGTCGAGCGCGAACATTTGGCCGGCATCTGCTCCAACTGGGGCTGCATTCCGACCAAGGCGCTGCTGCGCTCCGCAGACGTCCTGCATACCGCCCAGCACGGCAAGGATTACGGCCTGGTGTTGGAAGGCACGATCAAGCCCGACATCAAGGCGATCGTCACCCGTTCGCGCGGTATAGCGCATCGCATGAACAACGGTGTCGGCTTCCTGTTCAAGAAGAACAAGGTCGATGTCATCTGGGGCGAAGCCAAGATCACCAAACCCGGCGAGATCGTCGTTTCCAAGACGGCGAAGAAGCCGATGGAGCCGATGGGTCCGGTGCCGAAGAACGCGCTGGGTGAGGGCACCTATACTGCCAAGCACATCATCGTTGCGACCGGCGCCCGTCCGCGTGCGCTGCCGGGCATCGAGCCGGATGGCAAGCTGATCTGGACCTATTTCGAAGCGATGAAGGCTGACGAGCTGCCGAAGTCCCTGCTCGTCATGGGTTCGGGCGCGATCGGCATCGAATTCGCAAGCTTCTACCGCACCATGGGCGTCGACGTAACCGTCGTCGAAATCCTGAGCCAGGTCATGCCGGTCGAGGATGCGGAAATCTCTGCGCTCGCCAAGAAGCAGTTCGAGCGTCAGGGCATGAAGATCCATCTGGAAGCCAAGGTCGCCAAGGTGGAAAAGGGCGCCAACTCGATCACCGCCACCATCGAGAAGAAGGACGGCACGACTGAGACAATCACGGCTGACCGCATGATTTCGGCTGTCGGCGTGCAGGCCAATGTCGAGGGCATCGGCCTTGAGGCTGTCGGTGTGAAGACCGACCGCGGCTTCATCGTCATCGATGGCTACGGCAAGACCAACGTGCCCGGCATCTACGCGATCGGCGATGTCGCCGGCCCGCCGCTTCTGGCACACAAGGCCGAGCATGAAGGGGTCGTCTGCGTCGAGAAGATCGCGGGCCTTCCTAATGTCCATCCGATGGACAAGCTGAAGATCCCGGGCTGCACCTATTGCAACCCTCAGGTCGCTTCCGTTGGCCTGACCGAAGCCAAGGCCAAGGAGCTGGGCCGCGATATCCGCGTCGGCCGCTTCCCCTTCAGCGCCAACGGCAAGGCTGTCGCGCTCGGCGAGGACCAGGGCCTCGTCAAGACGATCTTCGACAAGAAGACCGGTGAACTGCTTGGCGCCCACATGGGCGGTGCAGAAGTTACCGAACTCATCCAGGGCTTCGTCGTCGCCATGAACCTGGAGACGACCGAGGAAGAACTGATGCACACCATCTTCCCGCATCCGACCATTTCGGAAACGATGAAGGAAAGCGTGCTGGATGCTTACGGCCGCGTTCTGAACGCTTGA
- a CDS encoding bifunctional 2-C-methyl-D-erythritol 4-phosphate cytidylyltransferase/2-C-methyl-D-erythritol 2,4-cyclodiphosphate synthase gives MLQMHSKQPISAGIVVVAAGRGERAGSSEEGPKQYRMVGGKPVIVHTLENFMTWEPAKHIVVVIHPDDEALFARASRHIISATPIDTVHGGPTRQQSVLAGLRYLKDKGISHVLIHDAVRPFFDHQLLDRIGDALSTGAPAVLPATPVADTLKQAGSDGIVVRTIPRDQLYAAQTPQSFDFATILEAHEKAAAISKTDFTDDASIAEWLDIPVTIIEGASTNVKLTVRSDITMADDRLSGARIPDVRTGNGYDVHQLEPGDGVTLCGVFIPHDQKLKGHSDADVALHALTDALLATCGAGDIGDHFPPSDPQWKGAASRIFIEHAAKIVRDHGGTITNADVSLIAEAPKVGPHREAMRANLSEFLGIDIERCSVKATTNEKIGFVGRREGIAAIATATVVYGGTKR, from the coding sequence ATGCTGCAAATGCATAGTAAGCAACCGATATCGGCTGGAATTGTCGTCGTTGCGGCGGGCCGCGGCGAACGCGCCGGATCGTCAGAGGAAGGCCCCAAGCAATACCGGATGGTCGGCGGCAAGCCGGTTATCGTCCATACGCTTGAAAACTTCATGACATGGGAACCGGCAAAGCATATCGTCGTCGTCATCCACCCGGATGATGAAGCGCTCTTTGCCAGAGCGTCTCGGCACATCATCTCGGCAACCCCGATCGACACCGTCCATGGCGGCCCCACGCGGCAACAATCGGTGCTTGCCGGCCTGCGATACCTCAAGGATAAGGGCATCAGCCATGTGCTGATCCACGATGCGGTGCGCCCCTTCTTCGATCACCAGCTTCTCGACAGGATTGGCGATGCGCTTTCGACCGGCGCCCCCGCAGTCCTTCCTGCAACACCGGTCGCCGATACGCTGAAGCAGGCAGGGAGCGACGGAATCGTGGTCAGAACCATCCCGCGCGACCAGCTCTATGCGGCCCAGACGCCGCAATCCTTCGATTTCGCCACTATTCTCGAAGCCCATGAGAAGGCAGCCGCAATCAGCAAAACAGATTTCACCGACGATGCGTCGATCGCCGAATGGCTCGATATCCCCGTAACGATCATCGAGGGCGCATCGACCAACGTGAAGCTGACAGTCAGGAGCGATATCACCATGGCCGACGACAGGCTCTCGGGCGCGCGCATTCCCGATGTGCGAACCGGCAACGGCTATGACGTGCATCAACTCGAGCCCGGTGACGGCGTGACGCTCTGCGGTGTTTTCATTCCACATGACCAAAAGCTGAAGGGCCACTCCGATGCCGACGTCGCGCTGCATGCGCTAACGGATGCGCTGCTAGCCACCTGCGGCGCCGGCGATATTGGCGACCATTTCCCGCCGTCCGATCCGCAATGGAAAGGTGCTGCTTCCCGCATTTTCATCGAACATGCGGCGAAGATCGTGCGCGATCATGGCGGCACGATCACCAATGCCGACGTTTCCCTGATCGCGGAGGCGCCGAAGGTCGGCCCGCACCGCGAGGCCATGCGCGCCAATCTCTCGGAGTTCCTCGGCATCGACATCGAGCGTTGCTCGGTGAAAGCCACCACCAACGAGAAGATCGGTTTCGTCGGCCGCCGCGAAGGGATCGCGGCGATTGCGACCGCAACCGTCGTCTATGGAGGCACGAAGCGTTGA
- a CDS encoding pyruvate dehydrogenase complex dihydrolipoamide acetyltransferase: MPINITMPALSPTMEEGNLAKWLVKEGDKVKSGDVIAEIETDKATMEVEAVDEGTVAKIVVAAGTEGVKVNALIAVLAADGEDVGAAASGAGSAAPTPKAAAAPAEAPKTEAASAPAPSAPAAAPAPAAVSSGGARAFSSPLARRLAKEAGIDISAVAGTGPHGRVVKSDIEAAAAGGGAKPAPAAAAATQAAASAPAAAAPKGASDEAVLKLFEPGSYELVPHDGMRKTIARRLVESKQTVPHFYVSVDCELDALMALRAQLNDAAPRKDGAPAYKLSVNDMVIKAMALALRDVPDANVSWTENAMVKHKHADVGVAVSIPGGLITPIVRKAEEKTLSVISNEMRDLGKRAKDRKLKPEEYQGGTTSVSNMGMMGVKNFAAVINPPHATILAVGAGEQRVIVKNGEMAIATVMTVTLSTDHRCVDGALGAELLQALKGYIENPMGMLV; this comes from the coding sequence ATGCCGATCAATATAACGATGCCTGCCCTCTCTCCGACCATGGAAGAAGGCAATCTGGCCAAGTGGCTGGTCAAGGAAGGCGATAAAGTCAAGTCCGGCGATGTGATCGCCGAGATCGAGACCGACAAGGCGACGATGGAAGTCGAAGCCGTCGACGAAGGCACGGTTGCCAAGATCGTCGTTGCGGCCGGCACCGAAGGCGTCAAGGTCAACGCCCTGATCGCCGTTCTCGCTGCCGATGGCGAAGATGTCGGCGCTGCTGCAAGCGGCGCCGGCTCTGCCGCTCCGACACCGAAAGCTGCTGCTGCTCCGGCTGAAGCACCAAAGACTGAGGCCGCATCTGCTCCGGCGCCGTCGGCTCCGGCTGCTGCACCGGCACCCGCTGCGGTCTCCTCTGGCGGTGCGCGTGCCTTCTCTTCACCGCTTGCTCGTCGTCTGGCCAAGGAAGCCGGTATCGATATTTCCGCCGTTGCCGGCACCGGTCCACATGGCCGCGTCGTCAAGAGCGATATCGAAGCTGCTGCTGCAGGTGGCGGCGCCAAGCCCGCTCCGGCCGCCGCTGCTGCCACGCAGGCTGCTGCATCGGCTCCGGCCGCTGCCGCTCCGAAGGGCGCATCCGACGAAGCCGTGCTCAAGCTCTTCGAACCGGGCTCTTACGAACTCGTGCCGCATGACGGCATGCGCAAGACGATTGCCCGTCGCCTCGTCGAATCCAAGCAGACCGTTCCGCATTTCTACGTGTCGGTCGATTGCGAGCTCGATGCGCTGATGGCGCTGCGTGCCCAGCTGAACGATGCCGCTCCCCGCAAGGACGGCGCTCCGGCCTACAAGCTGTCGGTCAACGACATGGTCATCAAGGCCATGGCTTTGGCGCTGCGCGACGTTCCGGATGCCAACGTTTCCTGGACCGAAAACGCCATGGTCAAACACAAGCATGCCGATGTTGGTGTAGCTGTCTCGATCCCCGGCGGCCTGATCACCCCGATCGTCCGCAAGGCCGAAGAGAAGACGCTCTCTGTCATCTCCAATGAAATGCGCGACCTTGGCAAGCGCGCCAAGGACCGCAAGCTGAAGCCCGAGGAATATCAGGGCGGCACGACTTCGGTCTCCAACATGGGCATGATGGGCGTGAAGAACTTTGCAGCCGTCATCAACCCGCCGCATGCGACTATCCTCGCAGTCGGCGCGGGCGAGCAGCGTGTCATCGTCAAGAACGGCGAAATGGCGATTGCGACGGTCATGACCGTGACGCTCTCGACCGATCATCGCTGCGTTGACGGTGCTCTCGGCGCAGAGCTGCTGCAGGCCCTCAAGGGTTACATCGAAAACCCGATGGGCATGCTGGTCTGA
- a CDS encoding N-acetyltransferase: MTAFLALRQASRRDASELAILADIASHGFASWLWFADVASGMSDTPLERGRLKMSDEALGGWKNAVIGEAYDEIAGMTIGYEVDEGIRDLEARHPAIEPMLAMQRSVIGHWFIGSLAVYRHMRGIGIGKRLLEDQLARADGLPVSLITSDSNEAALSLYGRNGFSEAARMNAVPLFDNSKKHAWVLMTRAGA; encoded by the coding sequence ATGACTGCCTTTCTCGCTCTCCGACAGGCTTCCCGCCGGGATGCTTCGGAACTGGCGATCCTGGCAGATATTGCCTCTCACGGCTTTGCCTCATGGCTCTGGTTTGCCGACGTCGCAAGCGGCATGAGCGATACGCCGCTGGAGCGGGGCCGGCTGAAGATGAGCGACGAGGCGCTCGGCGGCTGGAAGAACGCCGTCATCGGCGAGGCCTATGACGAGATCGCCGGAATGACGATCGGTTACGAAGTGGATGAAGGCATACGCGATCTCGAAGCGCGGCATCCGGCCATAGAGCCGATGCTGGCGATGCAGAGATCGGTGATCGGGCATTGGTTCATTGGCAGTCTCGCTGTCTATCGCCATATGCGCGGTATCGGCATCGGTAAGAGGTTGCTGGAAGATCAGCTCGCAAGAGCAGACGGGCTGCCGGTCAGCCTGATCACGTCGGATAGTAACGAAGCGGCTCTGTCGCTTTACGGAAGAAACGGATTTTCGGAGGCGGCGCGCATGAATGCCGTACCGCTCTTCGACAACAGCAAGAAGCACGCATGGGTTCTGATGACCCGCGCGGGAGCGTAA